A stretch of Flexivirga aerilata DNA encodes these proteins:
- a CDS encoding DUF5131 family protein, translating to MATNSAIEWTEVTWNPVTGCDRVAAGCDNCYALALAKRLKAMGAEKYQNDGDPRTSGPGFGVTIHPRALEQPLKWRTPKVVFVNSMSDLFHAKVPLDFIRDVFDVIRETPQHTYQVLTKRAHRTARISDRLDWPDNLWMGVSVESFDVTDRIDHLRMVPAATRFLSCEPLLTALPGLDLESIDWVIAGGESGPRARPMDPAWVEDIRDQCVRAGVSFFFKQWGGRTPKANGRQLEGRTWDDMPQLAVEPA from the coding sequence TTGGCCACGAATAGCGCGATCGAGTGGACCGAGGTCACCTGGAACCCCGTCACCGGGTGTGACCGGGTCGCCGCCGGGTGCGACAACTGCTACGCACTGGCGCTGGCGAAACGCCTCAAGGCGATGGGCGCGGAGAAGTACCAGAACGACGGCGACCCCAGGACCTCCGGCCCCGGCTTCGGCGTCACGATCCATCCACGCGCACTGGAACAACCGCTGAAGTGGCGCACACCAAAGGTCGTCTTCGTGAACTCGATGAGCGACCTCTTCCACGCCAAGGTGCCGCTCGACTTCATCCGCGACGTCTTCGACGTGATCCGCGAGACGCCGCAGCACACCTACCAGGTGCTGACCAAGCGCGCGCACCGTACAGCGAGGATCTCCGACAGACTCGACTGGCCGGACAACCTCTGGATGGGCGTGTCGGTGGAGTCGTTCGACGTCACCGACCGGATCGACCACCTCCGCATGGTCCCGGCAGCCACGCGGTTCCTGTCGTGCGAGCCGCTCCTCACCGCGTTACCGGGGCTGGACCTCGAGAGCATCGACTGGGTGATCGCCGGCGGCGAATCGGGGCCGCGGGCGCGGCCGATGGACCCGGCCTGGGTCGAGGACATCCGCGACCAGTGTGTTCGGGCCGGAGTGTCCTTCTTCTTCAAGCAGTGGGGAGGCCGGACACCGAAGGCCAACGGACGGCAACTCGAAGGCCGCACCTGGGACGATATGCCGCAACTGGCCGTGGAGCCGGCTTAG
- a CDS encoding three-Cys-motif partner protein TcmP — translation MAKGDSLPTVWERPAHTMVKHDILVRYLGAWFAIFGRSPYHSSVNILDGFAGPGQYANNEPGSPVLTLRALLDHQAFAGFGDTQFTFAFNEWDSERFASLQTVLAELQASRTPWPKNIEVKVENQNFQELARGILDSIPSGHQLAPTFAFIDPFGYKDVPMSLIRDLVSHQSCELFIYFDFNSVNRFANAGNVDPHFTALFASDEYKNAPPKDQGRAEFIHDLYERQLRKECNFAHICSFKMVTSTGHTGSYLFFCTRNDQAYNKMKQAMWALAPGGGYEFDDRLAGLQVLFGDEANTGPLQDELAQHFAGRTVPVQEIIDYVITETPFHSGQVKVKTLKPMQAAGRISSPNQKRKGTFPDGTRIEFPILGD, via the coding sequence GTGGCCAAGGGTGACAGCCTCCCGACCGTGTGGGAACGGCCAGCACACACCATGGTCAAGCATGACATCTTGGTCCGCTACCTCGGTGCGTGGTTTGCCATCTTCGGGCGCAGCCCCTATCACTCGAGCGTCAATATTCTGGATGGGTTCGCTGGACCCGGACAATACGCGAACAATGAACCTGGCTCGCCGGTGCTGACACTGCGGGCGTTGCTCGATCATCAGGCGTTCGCCGGCTTCGGCGACACCCAGTTCACGTTCGCGTTCAATGAGTGGGACAGCGAGCGGTTCGCCTCATTGCAGACCGTCCTCGCCGAGCTTCAGGCAAGCCGAACGCCTTGGCCGAAGAACATAGAGGTAAAGGTCGAGAACCAGAACTTTCAGGAGTTGGCGCGCGGCATCCTCGATTCAATCCCGTCCGGTCACCAGCTCGCGCCGACCTTCGCCTTCATCGATCCGTTCGGGTACAAGGACGTCCCGATGTCGTTGATCCGCGACCTCGTCAGCCATCAGTCCTGCGAACTGTTCATCTACTTCGACTTCAACAGCGTCAATCGGTTCGCGAACGCGGGCAACGTCGACCCCCACTTTACTGCGCTGTTTGCTTCCGACGAGTACAAGAACGCGCCCCCGAAGGATCAGGGTCGTGCCGAGTTCATCCACGATCTCTACGAGCGGCAGCTGCGCAAGGAGTGCAACTTCGCCCACATCTGCAGCTTCAAGATGGTCACGAGCACCGGGCATACCGGCAGTTACCTCTTCTTCTGCACGCGGAACGACCAGGCCTACAACAAGATGAAACAGGCGATGTGGGCCCTGGCCCCAGGTGGTGGTTACGAGTTCGATGACAGGCTCGCGGGTCTCCAGGTCCTCTTCGGCGACGAGGCCAACACAGGCCCGCTTCAGGACGAGTTGGCTCAGCACTTCGCTGGCCGGACCGTGCCGGTTCAAGAGATCATCGACTACGTGATCACCGAGACGCCGTTTCACAGCGGTCAGGTCAAGGTGAAGACCCTCAAGCCGATGCAGGCGGCCGGGCGCATCTCATCGCCCAATCAGAAGAGGAAGGGCACGTTCCCGGATGGGACTCGCATCGAGTTTCCCATCCTGGGCGACTAG